One Dehalococcoidia bacterium DNA segment encodes these proteins:
- a CDS encoding GIY-YIG nuclease family protein, giving the protein MKPERGSYILLISLDRDAVITVGKLGAFSFRQGYYLYAGSALGGLMGRINRHLKGNKKLHWHIDYLLAQSRIVEVWYASSAERLECRFAEAALLLKGAQIPVKGFGSSDCRCPSHLVYLSERPTLSRFQAALDEVSPARIGLRCLELPDGR; this is encoded by the coding sequence GTGAAGCCGGAAAGGGGCAGTTATATTCTCCTCATCTCTCTGGATCGGGACGCAGTCATCACTGTGGGGAAACTGGGGGCCTTCTCATTCCGTCAAGGATATTATCTTTATGCAGGGAGCGCGCTGGGTGGGTTGATGGGTCGGATCAACAGACATCTGAAGGGGAATAAGAAACTTCACTGGCACATCGATTACCTGCTGGCGCAATCGCGGATCGTTGAGGTTTGGTATGCATCGTCGGCGGAAAGGCTGGAGTGTCGATTTGCGGAGGCTGCCCTTCTCCTGAAGGGGGCGCAGATTCCGGTCAAAGGCTTCGGCTCATCTGATTGCCGATGCCCTTCGCATCTGGTCTATCTATCGGAAAGGCCAACCCTCAGCCGTTTTCAGGCCGCCCTTGATGAAGTCAGCCCTGCCCGGATTGGGCTAAGATGTCTCGAACTCCCCGATGGGCGTTGA
- the hdrA2 gene encoding CoB-CoM heterodisulfide reductase HdrA2, which yields MSEDDLRIGVFVCDCGSNIAGFVDTEAVRQYAEGLPDVAVAAGSSYTCADPGQEAIKKNIREHNLNRVVVATCSPRLHEPTFRACVADAGLNPYLLEVANIREHVSWVHSSDREAATQKAKDTVRMAVAKAHFLKPQVESRVPVTDAALVIGGGIAGIQAALDLANTGHQVYLVEKEPSIGGIMAQLDKTFPTMDCSIUILGPKMMDVGRHPRIKLLTLSEVEQVTGYIGNFHVKVRQKARFVDETACTSCGDCAVVCPVTSPDEYQVGLGTRKAIYKPFPQAVPSAYVINPANCLGRNPIACGKCMEKCQKRCIDFDMQDEIIQFDVGTIIVATGMDVYDPTEMDEYGYTRFENVVTSLEFERLINAAGPTEGHLIRPGDFKVPKRIGFVQCVGSRMENRGNPYCSNICCMATIKNSLLLKEHYPDSEVFVFYIDLRAFGKGFEDLLKRSRALGVRYIRGLPGSVTENPESGNLTVSVDNTTAGRLEKYELDMLVLAVGLEPRKDGNQLRQLLNLSKTSDGFLLEAHPKLKPVDASTPGIFLAGCVESPKDIKDSVTQASAATARASIILNSDDLTVEAITASVDKEKCTACGVCARVCPYGAIKFDKEKKTPAEVIEAMCAGCGTCAAECRFDAISIRHFSDEAIMAQTESSVEGNAGERVVVFACNWCSYAGGDNAGTSRLQYPSNARIIRTMCSGRVSEKFILRAFELGAAMVLVSGCHLADCHYINANTWTVRRMDRLWDKLEKLGIRPERLQLEWISAAEGQKFARVMNEIEEMRQKVKPEEIVYTQKVLAEERLKESAKVKARAKA from the coding sequence ATGAGTGAAGATGATCTGAGGATCGGGGTTTTCGTTTGCGATTGCGGATCCAATATCGCCGGCTTTGTGGATACGGAGGCGGTGAGGCAATATGCCGAGGGCTTGCCGGATGTGGCAGTAGCGGCTGGCAGTTCGTATACATGCGCGGATCCCGGTCAAGAAGCAATTAAAAAGAACATTCGCGAACACAATTTGAATCGCGTGGTAGTGGCCACCTGTTCGCCCCGCCTTCACGAGCCGACCTTTCGGGCCTGCGTCGCCGATGCGGGATTGAATCCCTATCTGCTCGAAGTGGCCAACATCCGGGAGCACGTGAGCTGGGTGCATTCCTCGGATCGAGAAGCTGCCACCCAGAAAGCCAAAGACACCGTCAGAATGGCCGTCGCCAAGGCGCATTTCTTGAAACCTCAAGTTGAGAGCAGGGTGCCGGTCACCGATGCGGCTCTGGTCATCGGCGGCGGAATCGCCGGTATTCAAGCGGCGCTGGATTTGGCCAATACCGGCCATCAGGTCTATTTAGTGGAGAAAGAACCTTCCATCGGTGGGATCATGGCGCAACTGGATAAGACCTTCCCCACCATGGATTGCTCCATCTGAATACTCGGACCGAAAATGATGGATGTCGGTCGACATCCAAGGATAAAGCTACTGACCTTGAGTGAGGTCGAACAGGTCACGGGTTACATCGGCAATTTCCATGTGAAAGTGCGCCAGAAAGCCCGTTTTGTGGACGAGACGGCCTGCACCTCTTGTGGCGATTGCGCCGTCGTCTGTCCGGTAACCAGCCCGGATGAATATCAGGTTGGGCTGGGCACTCGCAAGGCCATCTACAAACCGTTTCCTCAAGCGGTTCCTTCAGCCTATGTGATCAATCCGGCCAACTGCCTCGGCCGCAACCCCATTGCCTGCGGCAAGTGCATGGAGAAGTGCCAGAAGCGCTGCATCGATTTCGATATGCAGGATGAGATCATCCAATTTGATGTCGGCACCATCATTGTGGCTACCGGAATGGATGTGTATGACCCGACGGAGATGGATGAGTACGGCTATACGCGCTTCGAGAATGTGGTTACCAGCCTTGAGTTCGAGCGGCTGATCAATGCGGCCGGACCTACCGAGGGCCATTTGATACGTCCCGGCGATTTCAAGGTGCCCAAGCGCATCGGATTTGTGCAGTGCGTCGGCTCTCGTATGGAGAATCGAGGGAATCCCTATTGCAGCAATATCTGTTGCATGGCCACCATCAAGAACAGCCTCCTTTTGAAGGAACACTACCCGGACAGCGAGGTCTTCGTGTTCTATATCGATCTGCGGGCTTTCGGCAAGGGATTTGAAGATCTCCTGAAGCGAAGCCGGGCGCTGGGCGTTCGGTATATCCGGGGCTTGCCTGGCAGCGTGACGGAAAATCCGGAGTCCGGAAATCTGACGGTGAGCGTGGATAATACCACTGCCGGAAGGCTGGAGAAATACGAACTGGATATGCTGGTTCTGGCCGTGGGGCTGGAACCGCGCAAGGACGGCAATCAGCTCCGGCAGCTGTTGAATCTCTCCAAGACCAGCGATGGTTTCCTGCTGGAGGCGCATCCCAAGCTGAAGCCTGTGGACGCTTCGACGCCGGGTATTTTCCTGGCGGGGTGCGTGGAATCGCCCAAGGATATCAAGGACAGCGTAACCCAGGCCAGCGCGGCAACCGCGAGGGCTTCCATCATCCTGAATTCGGATGATCTTACGGTAGAGGCCATTACCGCTTCGGTGGATAAGGAGAAGTGCACTGCTTGCGGTGTTTGCGCTCGCGTGTGTCCTTATGGGGCAATCAAGTTCGATAAGGAAAAGAAGACCCCTGCCGAGGTGATCGAGGCCATGTGTGCCGGTTGCGGTACATGTGCTGCCGAATGCCGCTTTGATGCCATCAGCATCCGACACTTCAGTGATGAGGCGATCATGGCTCAGACGGAGTCATCTGTTGAGGGGAATGCCGGGGAAAGGGTGGTTGTTTTTGCCTGCAACTGGTGCTCCTATGCGGGAGGAGACAACGCAGGGACTTCTCGATTGCAGTATCCTTCCAACGCCCGCATCATTCGAACCATGTGCAGCGGGCGTGTCTCCGAGAAATTCATCCTGCGCGCTTTTGAACTTGGCGCGGCGATGGTGTTAGTTTCCGGCTGCCATCTGGCAGACTGTCACTACATCAATGCGAACACTTGGACCGTGCGCCGGATGGACCGGCTCTGGGATAAGTTGGAGAAGCTGGGCATTCGACCGGAGCGGCTGCAACTGGAATGGATCAGTGCCGCCGAGGGCCAGAAGTTCGCCCGGGTGATGAACGAGATCGAGGAGATGCGCCAGAAGGTCAAGCCGGAGGAAATTGTGTACACCCAGAAGGTGCTGGCTGAGGAGCGGCTGAAAGAGAGCGCGAAGGTCAAGGCCAGGGCGAAAGCGTAG